In the Arachis ipaensis cultivar K30076 chromosome B10, Araip1.1, whole genome shotgun sequence genome, one interval contains:
- the LOC107621425 gene encoding uncharacterized protein LOC107621425, whose amino-acid sequence MVAKTTKDQTHCDDLKEIFEQIRSYNMRLNPEKCAFGVQGGKFLGFMLTSRGIEANPEKCKAILNMASPKTIKEVQQLAGRVAALSRFLPAVSSRSHLFFQTILKNKKFQWTPECEKAFAELKIILSSPPILQRPEVGKPLYLYLSISNHSISLALVIETGRTQQPVYFISRVMQPTEQRYPRIEQLALGLVVTARRLRHYFQSHTIIVRTNHLLRQILTKPELAGRLTKWSIELSEFDIQFQPRSVLKAQVLADFITELTPDERNKTWELHVNGASSREGSGAGIILKEGNEVIAEQALQFHFSASNNQAEYEALIAGLKLTLSHQVQSLTAHCDSLLVVQQIRGEFQVKDPLLEQYWLIAKDLISNFSSFTILHVHREQNVRADILSKLAATRANTQTSALSQRTLTKPSIELLYIENINHLHDWRKPFLEYIYTGTIPSDEINPQQFRRKTSFYKKIAGELYRRGFSQPLLRCLNKDEAREVMDEVHEGVCGNHIGGRALAAKLVRIGYYWPTMKRDCMEKVKVCDKFQKHEAISTKPAEVLHSMEVSWPFHRWGLDILGPFPIAPRQVKFFLVSIDYFSKWIEAQPLAKITAENVRSFIWKNIICRFGIPKKIISDNGRQFTDNKLGLFLRNFNIQHRFSSVEHPQTNGQAEAANRIVLQAIKRKLDNAKGEWAELIPEVLWSYNTTVHNTTGETPFKLVYGSEVLIPVEVGVPTLRAELYNEQQNISARNAELDLAEEDREIAAIKQRAQKRVAERKHNKRVVPRTFMEGDLVLRRTEEARRPPAHGKLAANWEGPF is encoded by the coding sequence ATGGTAGCCAAGACCACCAAAGATCAGACACACTGCGACGACCTCAAGGAAATATTCGAACAGATTCGATCATACAATATGAGACTCAACCCAGAAAAATGCGCCTTTGGAGTCCAAGGAGGCAAATTCCTTGGATTTATGCTAACCTCtcgaggaattgaagcaaaccctgaGAAATGTAAAGCAATACTCAACATGGCAAGCCCCAAAACGATAAAAGAAGTACAGCAATTAGCAGGAAGGGTAGCCGCACTCTCTCGATTCTTGCCAGCAGTATCAAGTCGATCACATCTATTCTTCCAGACGATCTTAAAGAACAAAAAATTCCAGTGGACCCCAGAGTGCGAGAAGGCGTTCGCCGAGCTTAAAATCATCCTATCATCACCACCCATACTGCAAAGACCTGAAGTTGGTAAACCTCTGTATTTATATTTGTCTATTTCTAATCACTCTATAAGCTTGGCTCTTGTCATTGAGACAGGAAGGACACAGCAGccagtatacttcatcagcaGAGTCATGCAACCAACAGAACAAAGGTACCCGAGGATAGAGCAACTAGCCCTGGGCCTCGTGGTCACGGCAAGAAGACTAAGACACTATTTCCAAAGTCACACAATAATAGTAAGGACAAATCACCTATTAAGGCAAATATTGACAAAACCAGAATTGGCAGGACGCCTGACCAAATGGTCAATTGAGCTCTCAGAGTTCGACATTCAGTTTCAGCCCAGGTCGGTCCTGAAAGCACAAGTTCTCGCCGATTTCATCACGGAACTAACCCCTGACGAGCGCAATAAAACATGGGAGTTGCATGTGAACGGAGCGTCAAGCCGAGAAGGAAGTGGTGCCGGCATAATCCTGAAAGAGGGAAACGAGGTGATAGCCGAACAAGCCCTCCAGTTCCACTTCTCGGCAAGCAACAATCAGGCCGAGTATGAAGCCCTCATAGCAGGACTCAAGCTCACCCTAAGCCACCAAGTGCAGAGCCTAACAGCACATTGCGACTCCCTCCTGGTGGTCCAACAAATCCGAGGAGAATTCCAGGTAAAAGATCCTTTGCTAGAACAATACTGGCTCATAGCAAAggatctaatttcaaattttagttCTTTTACTATATTACATGTGCACAGAGAACAAAATGTCAGGGCAGACATACTATCCAAGCTCGCCGCCACCAGGGCGAATACACAAACATCAGCATTATCTCAACGTACACTTACAAAACCCAGCATTGAACTATTATACATAGAAAACATTAACCACCTCCATGATTGGAGAAAACCTTTTCTTGAGTACATATATACAGGTACCATACCCAGTGACGAGATCAACCCCCAACAGTTCAGGCGTAAAACAAGCTTCTACAAAAAGATAGCAGGAGAGCTATACAGACGTGGTTTCTCACAACCACTGCTAAGATGCTTAAACAAAGATGAAGCCAGAGAGGTAATGGACGAAGTTCACGAAGGTGTGTGTGGAAACCACATAGGAGGACGAGCTCTCGCCGCAAAATTAGTCCGAATAGGATACTACTGGCCGACCATGAAGAGAGACTGCATGGAAAAAGTCAAAGTATGTGACAAATTCCAAAAACATGAAGCCATCTCGACAAAGCCGGCCGAGGTATTACACAGCAtggaggtaagctggcctttccACAGATGGGGACTTGATATCCTCGGCCCATTTCCAATAGCCCCAAGACAGGTAAAATTCTTTTTGGTATCCATAGACTACTtttcaaaatggatagaagcacaacCCTTAGCAAAGATAACAGCCGAAAATGTACGATCTTTTATATGGAAAAATATAATATGCCGTTTTGGAATACCAAAGAAAATAATATCAGACAATGGTAGACAGTTCACAGACAATAAGCTCGGTTTGTTTCTAAGAAATTTTAATATACAGCATCGTTTTAGCTCGGTTGAAcacccacaaactaatgggcaagccgaagctgctaaccGAATTGTGTTGCAGGCAATAAAAAGGAAGCTCGACAATGCAAAGGGAGAATGGGCCGAGCTCATACCAGAAGTATTGTGGAGTTACAACACCACGGTACACAACACTACGGGCGAAACACCCTTCAAGTTAGTCTATGGCTCAGAAGTGCTAATTCCTGTTGAGGTCGGAGTACCGACGTTAAGAGCCGAGCTATACAACGAACAACAAAACATAAGCGCCAGAAATGCCGAGCTTGACCTAGCCGAAGAAGATAGGGAAATCGCCGCCATCAAACAAAGAGCCCAGAAAAGAGTGGCAGAAAGAAAACACAATAAGAGAGTAGTACCGAGGACATTCATGGAAGGCGACCTAGTGCTCAGACGAACAGAGGAGGCCAGACGACCTCCAGCACATGGCAAGCTCGCCGCAAATTGGGAAGGCCCTTTTTGA